The nucleotide sequence TCAACATAAGGTAGCAAAAAAGACTGTGACTGCGTCATCCGCCAGAAGGCGGACCTTGCATCGGCTTCATTCAGACAGTACGCGCAGTTAATAAGGATTTTGCTTTTGACGCTTCGCAGAGAAAAGTTCGATTGATGGGACAAAGAAACTAAAAAAATATAACCACCAGAAAACTGGTAAGGCAATTGCCTATTTCAGCAAAGTAGTCTTAATTAAATTCTGAAGATTCTCTTTGCTGATATATCCCACATTCATTTGTGGTTTATCTTTCATGGGGCAAAATAAAAGAGCAGGAATACTTGAAATTCCAAAGGCGCTGGCCAATTGTTGTTCCTGATCCACATTGATTTTATAGACCACAATCTTGCCTTTATATTCAGAAGCAACCTGTTCCACAAATGGGGACAACATACGGCAAGGGCCGCACCAGTCTGCATAAAAATCAATCAGGCAGGGCAGTTTCCCCTGATATTTCCATACTTTGTTCACGTCATAATTAAAAACTTTTTCTTTGAAGCTTTTATTGGTCAGGTGTTCAATCAAAGGATTATTTTGACTGACTGTATTGGCTTTGTTTTTTACCTGGGTTTGCCCCAGACAGACCGTTCCCATTGCAATCATTACTGCTATTCCTATGATTATTACTTTTTTCATATTGGGCCTTATTTTCATTAAGTGATCATTAATTCATTCCGGTTCGTTTTACTCAGGTCTACTTTTTATTCAAAACTTATTGTAAAACGACTATTTGTCACAAATATAAGAACTTGTTATTATTCTGATTCTTTTTAGACAAAGAATGACATATTTTTGTTCACTAAAACGGATGTTCCCCCGGATAGTAAAAAAAGATCACCAACCTGTTGGCTGATGATCTTTTTTATCTTTTATAAATTATTTTTAATCTTCTATTGAATCATAGATGATCTGCT is from Bacteroidota bacterium and encodes:
- the trxA gene encoding thioredoxin, whose protein sequence is MKKVIIIGIAVMIAMGTVCLGQTQVKNKANTVSQNNPLIEHLTNKSFKEKVFNYDVNKVWKYQGKLPCLIDFYADWCGPCRMLSPFVEQVASEYKGKIVVYKINVDQEQQLASAFGISSIPALLFCPMKDKPQMNVGYISKENLQNLIKTTLLK